From the genome of Bombus pascuorum chromosome 2, iyBomPasc1.1, whole genome shotgun sequence, one region includes:
- the LOC132916213 gene encoding uncharacterized protein LOC132916213: protein MYGLYLLDVYVSQLMINKEAYADTGGSTLVTKVVFINFPATEILERDRSVKDDIIYIYKFNGGQSFHFLMPCEEMVKKMKRLFLKIGVFRLDDNFPICSTQTRFSGCACDLGKVCVEDPTPFVFSGPFELVDSGNSFAGYLDLDVTVINLGRSLVTPYALAPNCFVFKSHPQGPEYKCNAKELSELSKGMSIPVGDNLATMGNLMMDNLLDTAPPGNLMKDIVGISPVADYLALGSPPPKLPRPPLVDPTLTTRKKKGKKSKGKK, encoded by the exons atgtatggCTTATATCTTTTGGACGTTTACGTGTCccaattaatgataaataaggAGGCATACGCAGACACAGGCGGATCAACGCTTGTCACGAAAGTCGTGTTCATTAATTTCCCAGCCACTGAGATCTTAGAACGCGATCGATCTGTTAAAGacgatataatttacatttacaagtTCAATGGTGGCcaatcttttcatttcttaatGCCATGCGAAGAAATGGTCAAGAAGATGAAGagactttttttaaaaattggcGTTTTCAGACTAGACGACAATTTTCCTATTTGTTCCACTCAGACACGTTTTAGCGGCTGTGCATGTGACTTG GGCAAAGTATGCGTCGAGGACCCAACACCGTTTGTATTTAGTGGTCCATTCGAATTAGTCGACTCTGGTAACAGTTTTGCTGGCTACTTAGATCTGGATGTTACAGTTATAAATTTAGGAAG aagTCTCGTAACTCCATACGCCCTCGCACCCAATTGCTTTGTCTTCAAAAGCCACCCCCAGGGACCAGAATATAAGTGCAACGCTAAGGAATTATCGGAGCTATCTAAAGGAATGAGCATACCGGTCGGAGATAATTTAGCGACCATGGGAAATCTCATGATGGATAATCTATTGGATACCGCTCCACCGGGCAACTTAATGAAAGATATCGTTGGAATTTCTCCGGTAGCTGATTACCTCGCTCTAGGAAGTCCGCCTCCTAAATTACCGCGCCCACCTTTAGTAGATCCAACATTGACTACGCGTAAGAAAAAAGGCAAAAAAAGTAAagggaagaaataa